In the genome of Anabrus simplex isolate iqAnaSimp1 chromosome 2, ASM4041472v1, whole genome shotgun sequence, the window ttggggacagcacaaacacccagcccccgagccactggaattaccggtaaccaataaaggttaaaatcccgacccagccaggaatcaaacccagtacCCTCtggatcgaaggccagtacgctgatcattcaaccaacgagtcagacatacgttgcagtaaaagtagtaCTTAGCACAattaagaaatggaaaaataaacagcacttttcgttgaaactaataaggcaaagaaaaatattcagactacctaactttactctTTCTGGAAATAATCAGTCAtagttttctgcttttgtaccgagaaacaattcttctttattttgcttctaaaGTTTCTCAAAAACAAttttttcggtgatgagagcatcatcctggcaatatAATCCCGAccttttgtaattctgtattactgtaaatcctaacactcgtgcatttttagtgtttttgatatcgtggTTAAGCCGTAATGCGGTTCATTCAATtacggttaatcgagagttgagtgtatggGGATAGCTTGACTATTTTAAAAAAAGTACAtcatacaatattattattgtctgctgTGAAACAACAGCATGCTGCAGCAAGAATACGTCACTAATATTGTTTCAGCCTTATGAAAAATGTAACAAATTTTCATAAACTATTCATTATCAACATGTTATGTAATTCTGAAGGAAAACAAACCAAATAAGTGAAATATTATCAAGGAAGGAACATAGTTTCCCAACAGCTCATAAGAATTTGAGAATTCAAATTTTTTTACAAACCCAAGAGGTAACTTGCTTTGTATCAATAAATAATTACTTCAATTTTAACCCTGCAGTGGTCGCACATAATTCTATGTCATAGAAGGTCGCGTGGTGTCAGAGATGTAATTTCGTTTCTGAGGCAATTATACTATCCCAAGTTTCGAATAACGACTTAAGTTTAGGACATTTTGAAAGTATGAATATAAATTCCCGAGTCTAATTCATTGATATAAAATCAACTAACAATGGATATTAGGCAATATATAGGAACCTAAAACATCACTCTGACATTACCAAGTGGCATAGCTCTAAACCTGTCTAATCACTAGCCCAAATCTCCTTGGTATTTGTGTGGTTATTTTTTTCTTGCAACACGTAAGTACAGTATGCCAATTGGAGCCTTTATTTGACATATGTCGGTAGATCCAGCTCCCCTTTCCTGCTGTAGTTCCTTTGAACCTGTTCAATTTCCCCGTTTGTGCATTCAACTATAGTACATAGCATTGAGTCATCAAAGAATAGTTCTCAGCATTCTAGGTTTTAGAGCAAGCTTCGCAACATCTTTCATGCAAGGTAAATGCGTGACGATATTTTGTCACCAAGTTTGAACATTTCTGGGAGAATTAGCTTTACGCCCACACAGAAACTCCATTTCGCCCTAGGAAATAAGTGCTGTCATTTATCCAGCTTCATCACTACTctctgtgtccagctccatggctaaatggttagcgtgctggcctttggtcacaggggtcccgggttcgattcccggcagggttgggaattttaaccataattggttaattcccctggcgcaGGAACTGGGTGTGTATATCGTCTTCATCACAATGCGCAGATCGCCTATGAgagtcaaatttaaaaaaaagatgtgcacctggcgagccgaagtcctcggacacatcccggcgctaacagccatacaccatttcattttactactcCCTGCGTCTTGTTCAGTGTCTATACTTCCCCTGCTGGTTTTCAGTAAATCTTCCCCCTCATCAACATACAATTCATGTTCATCATTGTCAAGCAAACTCTGCAAATTCCTTCTATCTTCAAGGCGATCAATGTTATATATTCTCTTCTATCCACTTATTTTCAGCCCTAAAAATTTGAAACATTTATATTTTAACAAGAAACCATGAAATCTGTGACATTCTGAAGAATAATAATTACTGCTGCTTTAATAATGAAGATAATACCGGTACTTCAAAACAGGAACTTACTTTGTAGAAGTGAAGTTTGCGTGGCGTTTATCAGATGCCATTGACACGTGTAACAACTCACCACCACACGAGTTAGACTAACACTGGCGTACTGATGCTTTATTATGTTGATTGTGAATAGTTACCTGAAAGGTAGGCGGAATTTCTGATCAGTGGCCTTGATAAGTTTCCTTGCAGCGATAGAAATAATCTAGTGTGGTGTGTCTCAGACGCCGcacgaccactccagggttaaaggAACAAGTTGTCTTACATTTGAAGTTCTACTTTTATATCACTTAAGTATACTAAAGACAATCTTTCTctgttaaaatataaatattaactggctgacaatgaaaataaaaatagtacAGCACTGAGACCTCAATGCATTCTTTATTTAGTTCAAACCATTAGCATTCATACACAACTGAAAAACAAGGTAGGAAAACCATAGGTTCACATATGCAATGAAAAGAAAGGAGAACTGATTTAGAGAAACAACACAGAAGAGAGTAATGTAGGAAACATACAGGCTAAAAATTTGAACCCATTCAACATTTACAATCATACCAGGAAATAGAACAGGGTAATTCTCATCTTTTGAATCAAATAAATGTTCAtacgtctctttttttttttttttgcaaattgctttacgtcgcaccgacacagataggtcttatggcgacaatgggacaggatggggctaggagtgggaaggaagcggccgtggcctttattaaggtagagccccagcatttgcctggtgtgaaaatgggaaaccaaggaacatACTTCTCTTGGATATATAcattgtaaattaaattttaaagaagATGACTTCCTGTAGTATTTTTTTATACTTACCAGCTGTAGAACAAACTGAAATTTATAAAAATGTTCTTTTTTTGGGGTGCAGACTTGTAATACTTGAAGAAAACACCATATACATGCTTTAAAAGTAGGTTCAAGACCACTGGGAATGTTCAGTCACAGAGATATTTTACAATCTTGTTCTGTGCAATTTCTGCAACTAGTGCTAAAAGGAGTTTAAGTACACTATTTAATAAGTGAGCACTGAATTTGATCAAATATACGAGATCTATATCCAGCAGAGTTCTTCAATAACAAGATCACTCACACGTATCAAGTCTTCAGTATTTGGTCACATGCATATCATCTCTTATATTACATAACAGAGGAGGCACCAGCACACACATTTAGATGGAAATCATGGCATTTGGGTGGTGGGAACAAAATCAGGGTACCATTCctgaattttacattgtattcttttcTGCAATAGATATCCAAAGCAAATTATTTAGTGGAGAACAACATTTatcaaacaaaaataattaaactaaaatTTTGAATATACATAGATAAATAACAAATATACATCTTAAGTCTCACTGGAAATCAAGACTACTGAAGTagtgaaatattacattaggaaagaTAGAATGTGGAGTTCTGTTTCCATAGATTCAAAATCAGCAAATGTGGAAGGTCTTAGAAAAATCTAATACACTGTTCAACTTCCGTTCTGCTTCTCGAGTCATGAGGCAAGATCAGTCACACAAGaaatactaataacaacaatacatcTTGTCTGCAGAGGAAGAGGATTGGTACTGGCGCCTTCCtcactttttaatttaaaataccaTTACATGTATTTCTACATATGTAAATACTGACAAAACATAGGAGAAACACATATAAAGTCCATACCAAGGCGGGGCTGATGACCTCAAATTTTGGCCACTTGAAATTACCATCATCCTATTCAGATGTAAATCAGCAGCCAAGCACTCCCCAAGTGCTAACAATGATAATTCCTGTGTaaatgaagaaactcttcaaaatgCTTTGTTTATCAAATGCTATTCTTCCCTTTTTCCATGGGTAGCCAAGTGAATGCCTCATAACTTGTAAATGTAATGTCTGAAGTAGAAAATCCACCTGTTCCCTTATCGATCTGACACCTCACAGTCCACAAAAATAGTTAAATATATTCACTAGTTTAATTCTTACACAACTGGTTGATGCCATATCATTTTGCCATTCAAGCATCCTGACACAAGGAAATAATGTTTTGGTGAAAACTTACTACTTATTACAAAATCTTTGTGGCAAATACGAGTTGTAAACTCATGTAATTTGACAGGTAAATGGTTGGGAGCAGGAACAGACAAATCAGGACACTCTGGAGTAAATGAAAGCAACCTAACTCCAAAACCAAATGGGGAGCATATTATCCTCCCATCAGGAGAAAAACACAGTCCTTTCACAAAACCTTTCCCCACATTTGGTTCTTGGATATAATGGGTTAGTCTTGGTATATTCTTGTGCTTTCTGTAAGTAGTACTGACCTGGTGACTACTTGTAGAACTATTGTTGGCAGAACAAGTCACATTTGTAGAATCCTGAGCATTTGGTCCCCAAAAACTGACGCAACGAATTTGAACCAGTTGTTGAGACTGTTCCCTGTCTACACTCCTTGCACTAGAGGAAACCCTCAAATTATTATCACTTTGCAAAAGTTCAGGGTGGAAATCAAACTCTCTCTCATCCATTACTTCTTGATTTTGTTCTCCCCGGTTTAAGACTGTAACAGTGTATCGTGAACTCGAGGGTCGAACGCGCGCCGAATCATTTTCATATACATCAATTCCTTCTCTATTCTGGGAAGTGCCATAATAATCTGTTGGAGGActattgtctccaagatttctctCCAGGATTCTGACCCTATCCTGTCTAAGTCCTTCAAAACttccatcatcataatcatcctcaGTCTCTTCATCACCTGGATCTGTATCCAGATCATCGCCAGCTGATGGCAAAGAAAACAGCTGGGGAACTAACTGAACTCGTATATGTTCCAAAGGGCCATCAATGGCATATCTGTTTATGAGGGGTTGCCACATATCTCTATCACTGACACGTCTTTCTACAGTAACTCTCCTATGAGATAACAGTGGACTGTGGTAATTTCTTCTTGATCCAATAGTATGGATAGCAGATAGCACAACATCTTCAGATAAATTAGGAACTGAACTTGAAGCTTCCGAAAGGGAAGCAGCAGCAGCTGCACCATTCTGAGTTGCAGgaacacgactcaaatggggagtAAAATTTATTTCAGGTTCAACAGCAATGGTATTATGTCTGTTTTCAGCACCTTCAGAACACCAAGAAAGTTCTTCCTTGATACCATCGGAGTCAGACTCTACATCGGAACAAGTGTGTTTACGTTCCTGAATATCATGCACACAGGTCCATTCAGAGTTCTCGTCATAACTGATATTACGACTGACCATGCATAGTCCATGAGGATGAACCTGAAGGGAAGAGACCACCTCGGCATCATCTCCAGGAGGAAAATCTGATACAAACTCAACCCTATTCGTTCTTCGGTGCTCGGAAAACAAATAGCTGTAttttgcaactgatggcaaaggTGCCTTACTCAACTGCATCAAGCGGTACATATTGGGTTTAAAACCAAGTAAATCCTTAGCTAGAGAACCAAGATCAAGATCATGAATAATCATTAAGTAGCCACCTCTTGTAGAGATGATTAGTTTTGAGCCATCTGGTGTCA includes:
- the LOC136864727 gene encoding DDB1- and CUL4-associated factor 10 homolog; its protein translation is MMPKLAKGFVRNSWLRQREIGNHSPLGERDAIVKGLYANFRPCLAWQYQDDPTYYLKHSDHGGILSLDFSFDGSLLAAGCEKDSILMFDPLSHNLVHTLNDAHNAAVNCVKFLDSRTFATCSDDSTVALWDSRHLKTRIRTLRGHNSWVKNIEYSSSDGLLVTSGFDGSIYTWDINSYSEKDCKHQQVFCTNGLVKTGMTPDGSKLIISTRGGYLMIIHDLDLGSLAKDLLGFKPNMYRLMQLSKAPLPSVAKYSYLFSEHRRTNRVEFVSDFPPGDDAEVVSSLQVHPHGLCMVSRNISYDENSEWTCVHDIQERKHTCSDVESDSDGIKEELSWCSEGAENRHNTIAVEPEINFTPHLSRVPATQNGAAAAASLSEASSSVPNLSEDVVLSAIHTIGSRRNYHSPLLSHRRVTVERRVSDRDMWQPLINRYAIDGPLEHIRVQLVPQLFSLPSAGDDLDTDPGDEETEDDYDDGSFEGLRQDRVRILERNLGDNSPPTDYYGTSQNREGIDVYENDSARVRPSSSRYTVTVLNRGEQNQEVMDEREFDFHPELLQSDNNLRVSSSARSVDREQSQQLVQIRCVSFWGPNAQDSTNVTCSANNSSTSSHQVSTTYRKHKNIPRLTHYIQEPNVGKGFVKGLCFSPDGRIICSPFGFGVRLLSFTPECPDLSVPAPNHLPVKLHEFTTRICHKDFVISSKFSPKHYFLVSGCLNGKMIWHQPVV